Genomic DNA from Paenibacillus donghaensis:
ATGTGACTGTGAGCATGCTCAAACTATGTTAAATATCATGTCTTTCAACTTAGAAGCGGCGGTGTTATCCCGTTTGAACACAAGCGAAAGCTTCTTGTCTCCGTCCATTTCCGAGAGCACTGTGTTACTCAGATCGATCGGGATCATCGTTCCGCTGCCGCCGCTAGCCACACACGAATGGCCCCCGCAAGCTTCATCGATCAGATGCTCACCCGTAGAATCTCCCGGCAGACTGCTATAAGTCACTGTGCTTTCAGACCAATCATCATATACACTGCGGAACACTGTAAAGTTAGCCGAGTTCGTGTTGGTCTTGTACAGCTTAAGCGTGGCATTAGTAATGGGATCTGTAATGCCGGACAGATCGAACTTCATCAGAAATTGTCTGCCGGCTCCCAAGATCAACGT
This window encodes:
- a CDS encoding DNRLRE domain-containing protein; this encodes MKLCKQHISYILIISMIVGLLTGIVSPVHADEQSSPSTVIVRLSPTDDASVHNVNVNTNYASGTLILGAGRQFLMKFDLSGITDPITNATLKLYKTNTNSANFTVFRSVYDDWSESTVTYSSLPGDSTGEHLIDEACGGHSCVASGGSGTMIPIDLSNTVLSEMDGDKKLSLVFKRDNTAASKLKDMIFNIV